In Paenibacillus sp. G2S3, a single window of DNA contains:
- a CDS encoding glycosyl hydrolase 53 family protein, with translation MRSALAADSSSSLIVNGGFEDSFWNDGSWSVDYDWEQVEIKHFAYADDTWLNPDEGAHAFKYWVNKAATEKQTIMLKQTVMNLPAGSYELSVKSMGGTDNETGNVELFAGDEKASAVATTGYNAWGTLSLKFILKQDTPSLEVGANISGAPSAYGFLDSFELKQLSTDTTLPVPADIFVKKVEGLQPDFIKGVDISSIISLENSGVEFYNENGEVQDIFTTVHEAGVNYVRVRIWNDPFDTAGNGYGGGNNDLETAIEIGKRATANGMKLLVDFHYSDFWADPAKQHTPKAWANLSFEDKKTALYEYTKVSLQALLDAGIDIGMVQVGNETNGQFVGESNWTKMSQLFNEGSKAIREINPNILVALHFTNPESAGRYATIAKNLQDNNVDYDVFASSYYPFWHGTLGNLTAVLKQVADTYGKKVMVAETSYAYTAEDGDGHGNTAPQSSGQTLNYPISVQGQANSVRDVIEAVANVGKAGIGVFYWEPAWLPVGPKENLEQNKLIWEQYGSGWASSYAKEYDPDDAGEWYGGSAVDNQALFDFNGHPLASLNVFKYVNTGAVAPIAVDEIKDVSITVIAGEPIHLPTDVSVTYNDGSSGKMSVVWDQVALEQAISKGAGSYVIGGTVEGGQVVKAFLVIKKENFIVNAGFENSDRSMWKITYADVNAPHTDYQNKVTDAKTGNYSLHFYSAKAVDFRVEQTISGLKPGYYNLSMFIQGGDAANPDMNLFAVTDGKEVKVNTGVKGWAQWNNPEIKDILVTDGTLTIGANIKADGGAWGSIDDFYLSFVKGIEEPAIVDTDKEVQNITSMTATVGGNITSDGGAKVTERGIVYSTSANPTIEDGKVIAESGGTGAFSVILAGLQAGSTYHVRAYAVNATGVSYGQEITFTTLSSSASLNSLNLSGITLDQTVSGSVYDYTASVPYSLSNFTVMATASDAVYGTLTLNVYNSANTLVAGPISLVSGATSIELPLEVGSNRLELFVIAQDGTGTRYTATITRAAQDNGSDDNGNGGNDGGSTSNVVIPVISSNGKLTLPAGQAGEVRLDNGLVISIPANASGKQLTLTIEKLLDSQSLLSNHEILVSPIYEVLKNFAENFSKPVTLTFVFDSGQVKSGQTVAIFYYDEVKKSWVKVNGGKIDGNRIAADVDHFTKFAVLVVDQATGLPVTNASTEPTTEAQFSDISGHWAEANIKKAVSEGIVKGYTDGTFKPNAAVTRAEFAVMLMNALKPTGNGVELGFTDTIPAWAEKSIAQALEAKIIRGYEDVTFRPAASITRSELAAMIARAAGVELTTAASTGFADDSQIPAWAKDAVAAVKKSGIVSGRNGNVFAPNETATRAEAVTIIMNLLQTK, from the coding sequence ATGAGGAGTGCTTTGGCTGCAGATTCGAGCAGTTCTTTAATAGTAAATGGCGGTTTCGAGGACAGTTTTTGGAATGATGGATCATGGAGTGTGGATTACGACTGGGAACAAGTAGAAATTAAGCATTTTGCATATGCCGACGATACTTGGCTAAACCCAGATGAAGGAGCTCATGCTTTCAAATATTGGGTGAACAAAGCCGCTACTGAGAAGCAGACAATCATGCTTAAGCAGACCGTAATGAACCTTCCTGCGGGAAGTTATGAGCTCTCAGTTAAGTCGATGGGCGGTACTGACAATGAAACGGGCAATGTTGAATTGTTTGCGGGTGACGAGAAGGCATCCGCCGTTGCTACCACTGGCTATAATGCTTGGGGAACGCTCAGCCTGAAATTTATATTGAAGCAGGATACCCCGAGTCTTGAGGTTGGTGCGAACATAAGCGGTGCTCCAAGCGCATATGGATTTCTGGACAGCTTTGAGTTGAAACAGTTGAGTACGGATACGACCCTGCCGGTGCCGGCGGATATTTTTGTGAAGAAGGTGGAAGGACTCCAGCCTGATTTTATTAAGGGCGTGGATATCTCCAGTATTATTTCTTTAGAGAATAGCGGAGTCGAGTTTTACAATGAAAACGGAGAAGTGCAGGATATTTTTACAACCGTACATGAGGCGGGGGTCAATTACGTTCGGGTACGGATATGGAATGATCCTTTTGATACAGCTGGAAATGGTTATGGTGGTGGCAATAATGATCTGGAAACCGCGATTGAAATCGGAAAAAGGGCGACCGCAAACGGCATGAAGCTGCTAGTGGATTTCCATTATTCCGACTTTTGGGCCGATCCAGCCAAGCAGCATACGCCTAAGGCATGGGCAAATTTGAGTTTTGAAGATAAGAAGACAGCGCTTTACGAATATACCAAAGTAAGTCTGCAAGCTCTGCTTGATGCAGGTATTGATATTGGTATGGTTCAGGTAGGCAATGAAACGAATGGACAATTCGTTGGTGAATCTAATTGGACGAAGATGAGCCAATTGTTTAATGAGGGAAGTAAAGCCATTCGGGAGATCAATCCTAATATTCTGGTTGCTCTGCATTTTACAAATCCGGAGTCAGCAGGCAGATATGCCACTATAGCGAAGAATTTGCAAGATAACAATGTGGACTATGATGTGTTTGCAAGTTCTTATTATCCGTTCTGGCACGGCACATTAGGCAATTTGACAGCAGTGCTGAAGCAGGTAGCCGATACTTATGGAAAAAAAGTAATGGTAGCCGAAACCTCTTACGCGTATACCGCAGAAGACGGGGATGGACACGGAAATACAGCGCCGCAAAGCTCAGGTCAAACTTTAAACTACCCTATCAGCGTTCAAGGTCAGGCTAACTCAGTTAGAGACGTGATCGAAGCGGTTGCCAATGTGGGTAAAGCGGGAATTGGCGTGTTTTATTGGGAGCCTGCTTGGCTTCCGGTAGGTCCGAAAGAGAACCTGGAGCAGAATAAGTTGATTTGGGAACAGTATGGTTCCGGTTGGGCATCCAGCTACGCAAAGGAATATGACCCTGATGATGCAGGGGAATGGTATGGCGGAAGCGCCGTTGATAACCAGGCTTTGTTTGATTTTAATGGACATCCGCTTGCCTCTCTGAATGTGTTCAAATATGTGAATACAGGCGCAGTGGCCCCTATTGCTGTAGATGAAATTAAGGATGTCTCGATAACGGTGATTGCAGGGGAGCCAATCCATCTGCCAACAGACGTAAGTGTTACTTACAATGATGGAAGTTCCGGCAAGATGTCAGTGGTTTGGGATCAAGTTGCGCTTGAGCAAGCCATTAGCAAGGGCGCGGGCAGCTATGTGATCGGTGGAACGGTGGAAGGCGGTCAGGTGGTAAAGGCTTTTCTAGTTATTAAAAAAGAGAACTTTATCGTCAACGCAGGCTTTGAAAATAGCGATAGAAGCATGTGGAAAATCACCTATGCTGACGTTAATGCTCCACATACAGACTACCAAAATAAAGTTACAGATGCCAAAACGGGCAACTATTCACTACATTTCTACTCTGCGAAAGCAGTGGATTTTAGAGTGGAGCAGACTATATCTGGTCTGAAGCCGGGATATTATAATCTTTCGATGTTTATTCAAGGGGGAGATGCTGCCAACCCCGATATGAATCTATTTGCTGTAACAGATGGTAAGGAAGTGAAAGTAAACACCGGTGTGAAAGGATGGGCACAGTGGAATAATCCCGAGATCAAGGATATTCTCGTTACCGATGGAACCCTTACCATCGGAGCTAATATCAAAGCAGATGGCGGTGCCTGGGGATCGATTGATGATTTCTATCTAAGCTTTGTCAAAGGGATTGAGGAACCTGCTATTGTTGATACGGATAAAGAAGTACAAAATATCACTTCTATGACAGCTACGGTTGGAGGAAACATTACTTCGGACGGTGGCGCTAAGGTTACAGAGCGAGGAATCGTATATTCTACTAGTGCTAATCCGACAATTGAGGATGGTAAAGTTATAGCTGAATCAGGTGGAACAGGAGCCTTTTCAGTAATTCTTGCAGGACTTCAAGCTGGATCTACCTATCATGTACGTGCCTATGCAGTGAATGCAACCGGAGTAAGCTATGGACAAGAGATTACGTTTACAACATTAAGTTCTAGTGCAAGCTTGAATAGCTTGAATTTGAGCGGCATAACATTGGATCAAACAGTGAGCGGAAGTGTATACGATTATACAGCGAGTGTACCGTATTCTTTATCTAACTTCACAGTGATGGCAACGGCCAGCGATGCTGTTTATGGTACCTTGACATTGAATGTGTACAATAGTGCCAATACACTTGTGGCTGGTCCGATAAGTTTGGTAAGTGGGGCAACAAGCATAGAGCTTCCCCTTGAAGTAGGTAGTAACCGATTGGAGTTATTCGTAATTGCCCAAGATGGCACAGGTACGAGATACACAGCAACAATAACGAGAGCTGCGCAAGATAACGGTTCTGATGACAATGGAAACGGTGGTAATGATGGTGGTAGTACCTCTAATGTCGTAATTCCGGTTATCTCCTCCAACGGGAAACTGACGCTTCCTGCAGGTCAAGCGGGTGAAGTCAGATTGGATAATGGGCTTGTGATTTCTATTCCAGCTAATGCTTCAGGCAAGCAATTAACATTAACGATTGAGAAATTGCTCGATTCGCAGAGTCTTCTCAGCAATCATGAGATTCTCGTAAGCCCGATCTATGAAGTTCTAAAAAACTTCGCGGAGAACTTTAGTAAACCAGTCACGCTAACCTTTGTGTTCGATTCAGGACAAGTGAAGAGCGGCCAAACTGTAGCGATCTTTTATTATGATGAAGTGAAGAAGAGCTGGGTGAAAGTTAATGGCGGCAAAATAGATGGAAATCGCATTGCTGCAGATGTGGATCACTTTACGAAGTTTGCTGTACTCGTAGTGGATCAAGCGACTGGATTACCGGTAACAAATGCATCTACTGAACCGACAACTGAGGCTCAATTTAGCGATATCTCGGGACATTGGGCAGAGGCTAATATTAAAAAAGCGGTGAGCGAAGGGATCGTCAAGGGTTATACCGACGGAACGTTCAAACCAAATGCTGCGGTGACACGCGCTGAATTTGCGGTGATGCTGATGAATGCGCTGAAGCCTACTGGAAACGGTGTGGAGCTGGGCTTCACAGATACAATCCCTGCTTGGGCCGAGAAGTCCATTGCACAAGCCTTAGAGGCGAAGATTATACGCGGCTATGAGGATGTTACTTTCCGTCCGGCAGCGAGCATAACACGTTCGGAGCTAGCAGCTATGATCGCTAGAGCAGCAGGAGTAGAATTAACAACGGCGGCATCAACAGGCTTTGCTGATGATAGCCAAATTCCTGCATGGGCAAAGGATGCGGTTGCGGCCGTGAAGAAATCAGGCATTGTGAGCGGACGTAACGGCAATGTATTTGCACCAAATGAGACCGCAACAAGAGCGGAGGCAGTGACCATCATTATGAATCTGCTGCAAACTAAATAG
- a CDS encoding sigma-70 family RNA polymerase sigma factor: MLENELDIKKAQKGDHEAFTRLFRQLESQLYRLAKTILLKDEDCADALQETTLKVYKGLANLKQPKFFKTWVIRILINECNQLLRMRERTIAVAEIPEEPVDSYVHFEDSGNVDLQSFINQLDESLRLAIVLFYYDDLSIKQIADVLDISEGAVRARLHRARRLLSKQIHPVRGEGLANE, from the coding sequence TTGCTGGAAAACGAACTGGATATCAAAAAAGCGCAGAAAGGCGACCACGAGGCGTTTACCCGTCTTTTTAGGCAACTGGAATCCCAGTTGTACAGATTAGCCAAAACCATTCTGCTAAAAGATGAAGATTGCGCGGATGCTCTTCAGGAAACGACACTGAAGGTGTATAAAGGGTTGGCCAACCTTAAACAGCCTAAGTTTTTTAAAACCTGGGTTATACGCATCCTGATTAATGAATGCAATCAGTTACTTCGTATGCGAGAGCGAACTATAGCTGTGGCGGAAATTCCCGAAGAACCGGTCGATTCCTATGTGCATTTTGAAGATTCAGGCAACGTAGACCTGCAAAGCTTCATTAATCAGTTGGACGAATCCCTGCGGCTTGCTATCGTGCTTTTTTATTATGACGATTTATCCATTAAGCAGATTGCAGATGTGCTCGACATCTCCGAAGGAGCGGTCAGGGCACGACTTCATCGCGCACGGAGATTGTTGTCCAAACAGATACATCCTGTGCGGGGGGAGGGTCTTGCTAATGAATAA
- a CDS encoding DUF4179 domain-containing protein translates to MNNNNLEKQIRELGKANIQELPPLLRSRQDSIYASLATIVQDPVEKEKKKRIYPKIAAAVSAAIVVSVMLTAVYPPALANALKQLPIIGGIFERADDIGLQAAQRLGLITRPNSSDTHDGITLSAEEAVFDGNRLAFSVKREGEGLDGKLAGVTIGEDGKPFLGKGSIMSAEVLIDGASLEQFSDGLWKAMPFLSWMEGTERNTAIFRLVDYSNSGISTKPFPDRFVLTVTLGLNGIDEPFVLQIPARKATVNKISTPDIRAQVGGWSLILQKLEYSPLTTRLSLMLEQDSDRDHTALNLVGFEVKDQQGQVLKDISQKVLSTSNRSLNVDLLTEPFEKHPNMLTIRGYLYEFEDPKSKSGAFKTDSAGNPVKHYIDGLEINVLVK, encoded by the coding sequence ATGAATAATAACAATTTAGAAAAGCAGATCAGGGAGCTAGGAAAAGCTAATATACAGGAGCTTCCTCCTTTACTACGATCGCGGCAGGATTCGATTTATGCATCGCTCGCCACCATTGTCCAGGACCCTGTGGAAAAGGAAAAGAAAAAACGGATATATCCAAAAATCGCAGCTGCTGTATCTGCAGCGATAGTGGTAAGCGTTATGCTAACGGCCGTCTATCCGCCAGCGTTGGCCAATGCGCTCAAGCAGCTTCCAATAATAGGTGGAATTTTTGAACGGGCAGATGATATAGGATTGCAGGCCGCTCAGCGTCTGGGTCTGATCACCCGACCGAATAGCAGTGATACGCATGATGGAATCACCTTGTCTGCCGAAGAGGCTGTATTCGATGGAAACCGATTGGCATTCTCAGTGAAGCGTGAGGGAGAAGGGCTGGACGGTAAGCTCGCCGGAGTGACGATTGGAGAGGATGGGAAGCCTTTCCTAGGGAAAGGTTCGATAATGTCTGCAGAAGTATTGATCGACGGGGCTTCCCTAGAGCAATTTTCAGATGGTCTCTGGAAAGCTATGCCGTTTCTAAGCTGGATGGAAGGCACGGAGCGCAATACTGCTATTTTTAGACTCGTGGATTACTCGAATTCGGGTATTTCCACCAAACCTTTTCCTGATCGATTTGTATTGACCGTAACCCTTGGCTTAAACGGTATTGATGAACCGTTTGTTCTCCAAATTCCTGCGCGGAAGGCTACCGTCAATAAAATTTCCACACCTGATATACGCGCACAAGTTGGAGGATGGAGTTTGATCCTGCAAAAGCTAGAATATAGTCCATTAACGACTCGTCTGTCGCTCATGCTTGAACAGGACTCAGACAGAGATCACACAGCTTTGAATTTAGTGGGCTTTGAAGTAAAGGATCAGCAAGGACAGGTACTGAAAGATATATCACAGAAAGTCCTCTCGACTTCCAATAGGTCACTTAATGTCGATTTGCTTACTGAGCCGTTTGAGAAACACCCTAATATGCTCACAATCCGTGGCTACCTTTATGAGTTCGAGGATCCAAAAAGTAAGAGTGGCGCATTCAAAACAGACAGTGCTGGAAATCCTGTGAAGCATTATATCGATGGTCTGGAAATAAACGTGCTAGTTAAATAA
- a CDS encoding DUF5643 domain-containing protein, translating into MKKTTTKLSVILSAAVCLGALGMPALAQASSVQPAAEASLNTTKVADSHDQLTLKGSAQFDGNYIKIDLSREGSLFSGMLAGVTLNDKGAPYLAEGTIVGIDAKITQAGGIDLKSPRWISDGDANKAVVVLQTGWLTEQQKTSLASSELSISVKLNGIEDPYVLKFSLKQAGVARNIQLPALKKDNQFEIKTTRVAVGETSVRVALAVKGVATQAQALGYDIYDNLGNELEYIVRESVATTQNTVSEDLLFEAPRPAAEYLIIKPYQAVFEKGTAGAYKVDAKGNVVKNYNKQLEIKIPLK; encoded by the coding sequence ATGAAGAAAACGACTACGAAATTGTCTGTAATTTTAAGTGCGGCTGTATGCCTTGGAGCGTTGGGAATGCCAGCTTTAGCCCAAGCATCCAGTGTTCAACCCGCTGCTGAGGCTTCCCTGAATACAACAAAAGTCGCCGATTCACACGATCAGCTTACTTTAAAGGGCAGTGCACAGTTTGATGGTAATTATATTAAGATCGATCTGAGCCGTGAGGGATCCCTGTTCTCAGGAATGCTCGCAGGAGTAACCTTGAATGACAAAGGCGCGCCTTATCTTGCAGAAGGAACCATTGTGGGAATAGACGCCAAGATCACTCAAGCAGGAGGAATTGATTTAAAATCACCACGCTGGATCAGTGATGGTGACGCCAACAAGGCGGTTGTTGTATTGCAGACCGGATGGCTAACAGAGCAACAAAAGACAAGCCTGGCTTCCTCTGAATTGAGCATCAGTGTGAAGCTTAACGGAATCGAAGATCCGTATGTCCTAAAGTTTTCTCTCAAGCAAGCAGGAGTAGCGCGTAACATTCAGCTACCAGCTTTGAAGAAAGACAACCAGTTTGAAATCAAAACCACTCGTGTTGCTGTGGGAGAGACTTCTGTGCGCGTTGCTTTAGCAGTTAAAGGGGTTGCTACCCAAGCTCAGGCTTTAGGATATGATATTTATGATAATCTAGGAAATGAATTAGAATATATTGTACGGGAATCTGTTGCAACAACCCAAAATACGGTTTCTGAAGATTTATTGTTCGAGGCGCCTCGCCCGGCCGCAGAATATCTGATTATCAAACCTTATCAAGCCGTATTTGAAAAAGGTACTGCCGGGGCTTATAAAGTAGATGCCAAAGGTAATGTAGTTAAAAATTACAACAAACAACTGGAGATCAAAATTCCTCTGAAATAA
- a CDS encoding MerR family transcriptional regulator has product MYTISEVSKLLGITTYTLRYYEKEGIVTPVRNANGERVYEESHLAWLRFVLRLKQTQMPISQIRQYAQLYLEGEHTSQARLNLLEDHRSSVQDQIRHLTETEKMLNDKIANYKVFISKGNTLDLSMND; this is encoded by the coding sequence ATGTACACGATTAGCGAGGTATCTAAGTTATTGGGGATAACCACATATACACTGAGATATTATGAAAAAGAAGGGATCGTTACTCCAGTACGCAATGCGAATGGAGAACGGGTATATGAGGAAAGCCATCTTGCTTGGCTGCGATTTGTACTGAGGTTGAAACAAACCCAAATGCCCATCTCACAAATCAGGCAATATGCTCAGTTATATTTAGAAGGAGAACATACAAGCCAAGCCCGCTTGAATCTTCTGGAAGATCATAGAAGCTCAGTTCAAGATCAAATCAGACATTTAACAGAGACAGAGAAGATGCTGAACGACAAAATTGCTAATTACAAGGTCTTCATTAGTAAAGGGAATACACTGGATTTGTCTATGAATGACTAG
- a CDS encoding SDR family NAD(P)-dependent oxidoreductase yields the protein MKYTVITGASSGIGYETALAFASRGKNLILVARRKEQLEELQSKIARIHPNVEVVIQTTDLSVIENAHTLYESLQGYPIETWINNAGFGNFASVAEQDLNKITTMLHLNIEALTILSSLFVRDYSTIEGTQLINVSSGGGYTIVGNAITYCATKFYVSAFTEGLSHELKSQGAPMQAKVLAPAATETEFAKRAFDVTDFEYHGAVRKFHTAKEMAGFMLNLYDSNHVVGLVNGVTYEFELKDAVFNYVESTR from the coding sequence ATGAAATACACTGTAATTACCGGCGCTAGTTCAGGAATAGGTTATGAAACTGCCCTAGCTTTTGCTTCTCGTGGAAAAAACTTAATCCTTGTGGCCCGCAGAAAGGAACAGCTAGAGGAATTACAGTCTAAAATCGCTCGTATTCATCCTAATGTAGAGGTTGTCATTCAAACGACTGACTTATCGGTTATCGAGAATGCTCATACGTTGTATGAAAGCCTACAAGGATACCCCATCGAAACCTGGATCAACAATGCCGGATTTGGGAACTTTGCTTCTGTGGCCGAGCAAGATTTAAATAAAATAACTACAATGCTACATCTGAACATAGAAGCATTAACCATACTTTCCTCTCTATTCGTTCGTGACTATTCTACTATTGAAGGAACACAATTAATTAACGTTTCATCTGGTGGCGGCTATACGATTGTGGGCAATGCCATAACGTACTGCGCGACCAAGTTTTATGTAAGTGCATTTACTGAAGGACTATCTCATGAGTTGAAGAGTCAAGGTGCACCTATGCAGGCTAAAGTGTTGGCACCTGCCGCAACAGAAACAGAATTCGCGAAGCGTGCTTTCGATGTCACGGATTTCGAATATCACGGCGCTGTACGAAAATTCCATACCGCGAAGGAAATGGCTGGATTCATGCTTAATCTGTATGACAGCAATCATGTGGTAGGACTTGTGAATGGCGTGACCTACGAGTTTGAATTGAAAGATGCTGTATTTAATTATGTGGAGAGTACGCGATAG
- a CDS encoding macrolide family glycosyltransferase — MARVLFINAGSEGHINPTIGVVQELISRGEEVVYFSIEAFRERIEETGAIVRTLDDQQFIKAFISGGRDYLLERVNGLLLTADIVIPSVLEQIKGEHFDYIIHDSMFGCGRLIAQILKLPAINSCTSFVQTKESFDQLMEQFYTEAPAEIVKAVEDRFHSLTAKIKEQYGVQIHSPYEAFCNPAPLNIVYTIREFQPYGEAFDQTYKFVGPSISSRLTPEHVELSAMKGKELIYISMGTVFNQAIDFYKLCFEAFGNSDYTIVMSIGNKAQIYDLGDIPQNFIVKNYVPQMDVLQYTKIFITHGGMNSAHEGLYYGVPLIVIPQSADQPIIAEQVVNIGAGIKLQMEELTATELRKAVERVLTHPSFQKAVAAIRDSFRTSGGSHQAVDEIIDWKRQYLG, encoded by the coding sequence TTGGCGCGTGTCTTATTTATTAATGCAGGATCAGAGGGTCATATCAACCCAACGATTGGCGTTGTGCAGGAGCTTATTTCTCGTGGAGAAGAGGTAGTGTACTTCTCGATAGAAGCTTTTCGGGAGCGTATTGAGGAGACTGGCGCTATAGTACGGACATTGGACGATCAGCAATTTATAAAGGCCTTTATTTCAGGTGGAAGGGATTATTTGCTCGAAAGAGTCAATGGGCTTTTACTTACCGCGGATATAGTTATACCAAGTGTACTTGAGCAGATTAAAGGGGAGCATTTTGATTACATCATCCATGATTCGATGTTTGGTTGTGGACGTTTAATAGCTCAAATTCTTAAGCTTCCTGCAATCAACTCCTGTACTTCTTTTGTACAGACAAAGGAATCATTCGATCAACTCATGGAGCAATTTTACACAGAAGCTCCTGCAGAAATAGTAAAAGCTGTAGAAGATAGATTTCATAGTTTGACCGCAAAAATAAAGGAACAATATGGTGTTCAAATTCACTCTCCTTACGAAGCGTTCTGTAATCCTGCACCACTTAACATCGTTTATACGATAAGGGAGTTTCAGCCTTATGGAGAGGCCTTCGACCAAACGTATAAATTTGTGGGTCCTTCTATTTCCTCGCGATTAACTCCAGAACATGTTGAACTTTCTGCAATGAAGGGGAAAGAACTAATTTACATTTCAATGGGTACGGTCTTCAACCAAGCCATTGATTTCTATAAGCTTTGTTTTGAGGCATTTGGGAATTCGGATTATACGATTGTGATGTCGATTGGGAATAAAGCTCAAATCTATGATTTGGGAGACATTCCTCAAAACTTCATCGTGAAAAATTATGTTCCACAAATGGATGTCTTGCAATACACCAAAATATTCATTACACATGGTGGAATGAACAGTGCGCATGAAGGTCTTTACTACGGGGTTCCGCTAATTGTTATTCCACAAAGCGCGGATCAACCGATCATTGCGGAGCAAGTCGTCAATATTGGAGCGGGCATTAAATTACAAATGGAAGAATTAACTGCAACTGAACTACGTAAAGCTGTAGAACGTGTGCTTACCCATCCGTCATTCCAAAAAGCTGTTGCAGCGATTAGAGATTCCTTTCGAACATCCGGCGGGTCTCACCAAGCTGTTGATGAGATAATCGATTGGAAGCGTCAATATCTTGGTTAG